A genome region from Magnolia sinica isolate HGM2019 chromosome 8, MsV1, whole genome shotgun sequence includes the following:
- the LOC131253882 gene encoding transcription factor bHLH113-like isoform X2 yields MQDFGFSGMRKAIFPSFSSPFCSLGNNDVPMPISNVSTMELERLNSYNNSGLFLEPQVSNDLQLGSFTPLSTIEISQAFDYQSGAGAGGLVTSMHENTSLPKLPCRISFHEDAIQNAKKRTVMDDLMNKEIAMKESKKRKAIYTEEFHHQTSDESSSTHQLKAPARRSNKLGDRVTALQQLVSPFGKTDTASVLQEATVHIKLLQDQIQVLSTPYFRIRPPHHPRVEGEEKTDLRSRGLCLVPVSSTVNLAKEDIGINRSNPTGRTVFPRF; encoded by the exons ATGCAAGATTTCGGGTTTTCGGGAATGAGAAAAGCCATCTTTCCATCATTTTCTTCACCTTTTTGCAGCTTAG GAAACAATGACGTTCCAAtgccaatttccaatgtttctaCCATGGAGCTTGAAAGATT GAACAGCTACAACAACAGCGGTTTATTCCTTGAACCTCAGGTCTCCAACGACCTCCAGCTTGGAAGCTTTACTCCACTTTCCACAATAGAGATTTCTCAAGCCTTTGATTATCAATCAG GTGCAGGTGCAGGTGGTCTGGTAACTTCAATGCATGAGAAtacttcacttcccaaattgccCTGCCGAATTTCCTTCCACGAAGAC GCCATTCAAAATGCCAAAAAACGGACGGTCATGGATGATTTGATGAATAAGGAAATTGCCATGAAAGAATCCAAGAAAAGGAAGGCCATATACACAGAAGAATTCCATCATCAGACGTCCGATGAATCATCGTCCACCCATCAGCTGAAA GCGCCGGCGAGAAGGAGCAATAAGCTAGGAGATAGAGTCACAGCTCTTCAGCAGCTGGTCTCGCCCTTCGGGAAG ACCGACACTGCTTCAGTTCTTCAAGAGGCCACTGTTCATATCAAGCTTCTTCAAGATCAGATTCAG GTGCTGAGTACCCCTTACTTCAGAATCAGACCGCCACATCATCCACGG gtGGAGGGAGAAGAGAAGACCGATCTACGGAGCCGAGGGCTTTGCCTTGTTCCAGTGTCATCGACCGTAAACCTTGCAAAAGAAGACATTGGCATCAACCGTAGCAATCCGACCGGCCGAACCGTTTTTCCCCGGTTCTAG
- the LOC131253882 gene encoding transcription factor bHLH110-like isoform X1 — protein sequence MIGSRLHDYQQINIAAIFLEFMQDFGFSGMRKAIFPSFSSPFCSLGNNDVPMPISNVSTMELERLNSYNNSGLFLEPQVSNDLQLGSFTPLSTIEISQAFDYQSGAGAGGLVTSMHENTSLPKLPCRISFHEDAIQNAKKRTVMDDLMNKEIAMKESKKRKAIYTEEFHHQTSDESSSTHQLKAPARRSNKLGDRVTALQQLVSPFGKTDTASVLQEATVHIKLLQDQIQVLSTPYFRIRPPHHPRVEGEEKTDLRSRGLCLVPVSSTVNLAKEDIGINRSNPTGRTVFPRF from the exons ATGATAGGAAGCAGACTCCACGACTATCAACAGATTAATATTGCTGCAATTTTTCTTGAATTTATGCAAGATTTCGGGTTTTCGGGAATGAGAAAAGCCATCTTTCCATCATTTTCTTCACCTTTTTGCAGCTTAG GAAACAATGACGTTCCAAtgccaatttccaatgtttctaCCATGGAGCTTGAAAGATT GAACAGCTACAACAACAGCGGTTTATTCCTTGAACCTCAGGTCTCCAACGACCTCCAGCTTGGAAGCTTTACTCCACTTTCCACAATAGAGATTTCTCAAGCCTTTGATTATCAATCAG GTGCAGGTGCAGGTGGTCTGGTAACTTCAATGCATGAGAAtacttcacttcccaaattgccCTGCCGAATTTCCTTCCACGAAGAC GCCATTCAAAATGCCAAAAAACGGACGGTCATGGATGATTTGATGAATAAGGAAATTGCCATGAAAGAATCCAAGAAAAGGAAGGCCATATACACAGAAGAATTCCATCATCAGACGTCCGATGAATCATCGTCCACCCATCAGCTGAAA GCGCCGGCGAGAAGGAGCAATAAGCTAGGAGATAGAGTCACAGCTCTTCAGCAGCTGGTCTCGCCCTTCGGGAAG ACCGACACTGCTTCAGTTCTTCAAGAGGCCACTGTTCATATCAAGCTTCTTCAAGATCAGATTCAG GTGCTGAGTACCCCTTACTTCAGAATCAGACCGCCACATCATCCACGG gtGGAGGGAGAAGAGAAGACCGATCTACGGAGCCGAGGGCTTTGCCTTGTTCCAGTGTCATCGACCGTAAACCTTGCAAAAGAAGACATTGGCATCAACCGTAGCAATCCGACCGGCCGAACCGTTTTTCCCCGGTTCTAG